A region from the Prosthecobacter algae genome encodes:
- a CDS encoding PhoH family protein produces MPVETLTYESPQFLQKLIGHDLSGLRIIADALHVQITSRDGWVRIEAEEPAILAVKEVFAQLERIRRQGGEVTPTMLRLVTESVLTEHGSAPADAIMNLKLQGSSRKPPVLVKTRGQIAYVQAMRDHEVVFGIGPAGTGKTYLAMAQGLHLLREKAVQRLVLTRPAVEAGEALGFLPGDLKEKIFPYLRPLYDALYDMLDPDEAERMIERGAIEIAPLAYMRGRTLKNAFIILDEAQNTTTEQMLMFLTRLGEGARCVITGDPSQVDLRRHVRSGLRESVEALQGVEGVKFVSFLSKDIVRLPVVQRIIEAYDRHRAQ; encoded by the coding sequence ATGCCCGTCGAAACCCTCACTTATGAGTCGCCCCAGTTTCTCCAAAAACTGATCGGTCACGACCTCTCCGGCCTGCGCATCATTGCCGACGCCCTCCACGTGCAGATCACCAGCCGTGATGGCTGGGTCCGCATCGAGGCCGAAGAACCTGCCATCCTCGCGGTCAAGGAAGTCTTTGCCCAGCTCGAGCGCATCCGCCGCCAGGGCGGCGAGGTCACCCCCACGATGCTGCGCCTCGTCACCGAAAGTGTCCTTACCGAGCACGGCAGCGCCCCGGCGGATGCCATCATGAACCTCAAGCTTCAGGGGTCCTCCCGGAAGCCTCCCGTATTGGTCAAGACACGCGGCCAGATCGCCTACGTCCAGGCCATGCGGGACCATGAGGTCGTCTTCGGCATCGGCCCCGCCGGCACAGGTAAAACCTACCTCGCCATGGCCCAGGGTCTACATCTCCTCCGGGAAAAGGCCGTCCAGCGACTCGTCCTCACCCGCCCTGCCGTCGAGGCTGGCGAGGCCCTCGGCTTCCTACCCGGAGATCTCAAGGAGAAAATCTTCCCCTACCTCCGGCCCCTCTACGATGCCCTCTACGACATGCTCGACCCCGATGAGGCCGAACGCATGATCGAGCGTGGAGCCATCGAAATCGCCCCGCTCGCCTACATGCGTGGCCGCACCCTGAAAAATGCCTTCATCATCCTGGATGAGGCCCAGAACACCACCACCGAGCAGATGCTCATGTTCCTCACCCGCCTCGGTGAAGGTGCCCGCTGCGTCATCACCGGGGATCCCTCCCAGGTGGACCTCCGCCGCCACGTCCGTTCTGGCCTCCGCGAATCTGTCGAGGCACTCCAGGGCGTCGAAG